ACGATTGCGGAGAGGCAGGACGTCCGGAAGGTGGCATGGCCGATGACATGACAGGGGAGTAGAAGTTGGAGTTGTCGGAGCGCATGCTTGGTGTAGACCGGGGGTGGTTATGGTGAAGATTGTgggagtggtggtggtggtgatgatgctgatgctGATGACGACGACGGTGAGACGGACGATGACAACCGTGAAAGTCGAGGTTTTTATGTGAAGATGGTTTTCTCTCGTTTGGAGGAGATTGATCGGTTTGCTGCGGTGCGAAATAATAACCTTTTTCGAAACGGCCGGTTAGTGGGGTGACGGGGAGGTCCGCAGTAGAAACCGGTTTTGGGATGGGGATCGGTCGGGAAGATGAGCTAGAGAGATTGAGAGTGTCTAAATTATCCGCAGTTGCCGTAATCGGCGAAGTTGAACGTGTAGGAGAAGAACAGacggaaggagaagaggagggggaggaggaaggcgGAGGATTATAAGTCGAGGAAGTCGCTGTCAAATCGCGCAAGGAAGACAACGAAACGGGTGTGGGGTGAGTTAACGACGGTCTGGAGATTAAGCTCGGCCGACGGTATCCACGATTTGAGGCTGGAAAGAAAGCACGCGATCAGCAATCATGAAACTGAGAAGGTATGCCACACGTGTTCAACAGCAGAAtgggaaggagaggaggggaaagagAGGAATGCTGTCCATACAGAAGAATGACAACTGGAAAAGAGGGCAAA
This region of Aspergillus chevalieri M1 DNA, chromosome 4, nearly complete sequence genomic DNA includes:
- a CDS encoding uncharacterized protein (COG:S;~EggNog:ENOG410PTJP), encoding MGYKMYFPSSSCSSSSSSVYPSSHGSSTTSSSSNRGYRRPSLISRPSLTHPTPVSLSSLRDLTATSSTYNPPPSSSPSSSPSVCSSPTRSTSPITATADNLDTLNLSSSSSRPIPIPKPVSTADLPVTPLTGRFEKGYYFAPQQTDQSPPNERKPSSHKNLDFHGCHRPSHRRRHQHQHHHHHHHSHNLHHNHPRSTPSMRSDNSNFYSPVMSSAMPPSGRPASPQSSRARAQNTTKSVPSFHLSNLPRFHPAAYPSTNSQTTIGQQQQQSQPSMQSRHHTYRQSSGSSSRDGVWQLMESVTSRVPSGQYSPSPSAPRLDPLMSPGPVTPLALEDGNNYLTSGASGADPFSRDPSNSGSASDKVIAREGDRAWQKNSILNAKGR